In the genome of Myroides phaeus, one region contains:
- the sucC gene encoding ADP-forming succinate--CoA ligase subunit beta, producing MNLHEFQGKEILASYGVRVQRGLVANNAEEAVEKAKQLTDETGTSWYVIKAQIHAGGRGKGGGVKLAKNLEEVKEIAGKIIGMDLITPQTPPAGKRVNRVLVAEDVYYPGESETSEFYMSVLLDRAKGRNMIMYSTEGGMDIEDVAEKTPHLIFKEEIDPAVGLQGFQARRIAFNLGLSGNAFKEMVKFVDALYRAYIGSDSSMFEINPVLKTSDDKILAVDAKVTLDDNALYRQKTYAEYRDFSEERPIEVEANAAGLNYVDLDGTVGCMVNGAGLAMATMDLIKYAGFEPANFLDVGGTADAKRVETAFRIILKDPNVKAILINIFGGIVRCDRVAQGVVDAYKNMGDDINVPIIVRLQGTNAELAKELIDESGMPILSAVAFQEAADQVKAALS from the coding sequence ATGAATTTACATGAATTTCAAGGTAAAGAAATATTAGCTAGCTACGGTGTAAGAGTACAACGTGGATTAGTAGCTAACAACGCAGAAGAGGCAGTTGAAAAAGCAAAACAACTTACAGACGAAACTGGTACAAGTTGGTATGTAATCAAAGCTCAAATCCATGCTGGAGGAAGAGGTAAAGGAGGAGGAGTTAAGTTGGCTAAAAACTTAGAAGAAGTTAAAGAAATCGCTGGTAAAATTATCGGGATGGATTTAATTACTCCACAAACACCACCTGCTGGTAAAAGAGTTAACCGTGTGTTAGTTGCAGAAGATGTATACTATCCAGGAGAAAGCGAAACATCTGAATTTTACATGTCTGTATTATTAGATAGAGCTAAAGGACGTAATATGATTATGTATTCTACTGAAGGTGGAATGGATATTGAAGACGTTGCTGAAAAAACTCCACACTTAATTTTCAAAGAAGAAATTGACCCTGCTGTAGGATTACAAGGATTCCAAGCAAGAAGAATCGCTTTCAACTTAGGATTATCAGGAAATGCATTCAAAGAAATGGTTAAATTCGTAGATGCTTTATACAGAGCATACATTGGAAGTGATTCTTCAATGTTCGAAATTAACCCAGTATTAAAAACATCTGATGATAAAATTTTAGCTGTAGATGCTAAAGTTACTTTAGACGATAACGCATTATACAGACAAAAAACTTATGCTGAATACAGAGATTTTTCTGAAGAGAGACCAATCGAAGTTGAAGCAAATGCTGCTGGATTAAACTATGTTGATTTAGATGGTACAGTTGGATGTATGGTTAACGGTGCTGGATTAGCTATGGCGACTATGGACTTAATTAAGTATGCTGGTTTTGAACCTGCTAACTTCTTAGACGTAGGAGGTACTGCTGATGCTAAACGTGTTGAAACAGCTTTCCGTATTATCTTAAAAGATCCAAACGTAAAAGCTATTTTAATTAATATCTTCGGAGGAATCGTTCGTTGTGACCGTGTTGCTCAAGGTGTTGTTGATGCATACAAAAACATGGGAGATGATATCAATGTTCCAATTATCGTTCGTTTACAAGGAACAAATGCTGAATTAGCAAAAGAATTAATCGATGAATCAGGTATGCCAATCTTATCTGCAGTTGCTTTCCAAGAAGCTGCTGATCAAGTTAAAGCTGCATTATCTTAA
- a CDS encoding OmpA family protein, translating into MKKLTLPLLASVLAFGVANAQDKPYNKWSIDLNGGFAKPARTLTSGYTGETFENMHLDGGVRYSLNNKFGVKASFGYDKLDSWTNDADLNTNYYRTSVEGVVNLGRVLNFENWTKVLNVQAHAGGGFSWMNGDGFTGTDNMGHIMAGLTGQVKLHRRVALNADFTFVQNVQQNQNFDGLSKTNRSNFQGTMMNATVGISVYLGKHAQHADWYAEAAQENNLLSELDGRLSKVEGMLVDSDGDGVADYLDLEPNTPAGALVDSRGRNIDKNNNGIADNIEAFIAEKYGNAEKPVSSDDAAMIKELINKGYVAVYFDFDKSQPTSVDGINFIVNYMKNNPSASVEVLGYADAVGNKSYNNTLSAKRANAVKDILVKAGVAASKVSATGNGIDDAVSKDSAAARKIARKVIFKIN; encoded by the coding sequence ATGAAAAAATTAACATTACCGTTATTGGCTTCTGTATTAGCTTTTGGTGTAGCTAATGCTCAAGACAAACCTTACAACAAATGGTCTATTGACTTAAATGGTGGTTTTGCTAAACCTGCAAGAACTTTAACTTCAGGTTATACAGGTGAAACTTTCGAAAACATGCACTTAGATGGTGGTGTACGTTACAGTTTAAATAACAAATTCGGAGTTAAAGCTTCTTTTGGATATGACAAATTAGATAGCTGGACAAACGATGCAGATTTAAACACTAACTACTACAGAACAAGTGTTGAAGGAGTTGTAAACTTAGGTAGAGTTCTTAACTTCGAAAACTGGACTAAAGTATTAAACGTTCAAGCTCACGCAGGGGGAGGTTTCTCTTGGATGAATGGAGACGGATTTACAGGTACAGATAACATGGGACACATTATGGCTGGTTTAACTGGACAAGTTAAATTACACAGACGTGTTGCTTTAAACGCTGATTTTACATTCGTACAAAACGTTCAACAAAACCAAAACTTTGACGGATTAAGTAAAACAAACCGTTCAAACTTCCAAGGTACAATGATGAACGCAACAGTTGGTATCTCTGTTTATTTAGGTAAACATGCTCAACACGCTGACTGGTATGCTGAAGCAGCTCAAGAGAACAACTTATTATCTGAGTTAGACGGAAGATTATCTAAAGTAGAAGGAATGCTTGTTGACTCTGACGGAGACGGTGTTGCTGATTACTTAGATTTAGAACCAAACACTCCAGCAGGAGCATTAGTTGATTCAAGAGGTAGAAATATCGACAAAAACAACAATGGTATTGCTGATAACATTGAAGCATTTATCGCTGAGAAATATGGTAACGCTGAGAAACCAGTTAGCTCTGATGACGCTGCAATGATTAAAGAACTTATCAATAAAGGATACGTTGCTGTATACTTTGACTTTGATAAATCTCAACCAACTTCAGTTGATGGAATTAACTTCATCGTTAACTACATGAAAAATAACCCATCTGCTTCTGTAGAAGTTTTAGGATATGCTGATGCTGTAGGAAACAAATCTTACAACAATACATTATCTGCAAAACGTGCTAACGCAGTTAAAGATATCTTAGTTAAAGCTGGTGTTGCTGCTTCTAAAGTATCTGCTACAGGTAACGGAATTGACGACGCAGTTTCTAAAGATTCAGCTGCAGCTCGTAAGATTGCAAGAAAAGTTATTTTCAAAATTAACTAA
- a CDS encoding DUF3817 domain-containing protein, translating to MLKSFKIIALLEGISLLVLLFIAMPLKYFMDMPAMVSKVGMAHGVLFILYIVMATVLKSDEKWSWKKYGLICVASVIPFGTFIMENKLLNSKA from the coding sequence ATGCTTAAATCATTTAAAATTATTGCTCTACTTGAGGGTATTTCTCTTTTAGTATTACTATTTATAGCAATGCCTTTAAAATATTTTATGGATATGCCTGCAATGGTAAGTAAAGTTGGAATGGCACATGGTGTTTTATTTATACTTTATATTGTAATGGCAACTGTTCTTAAAAGTGATGAGAAATGGAGCTGGAAGAAATACGGTCTGATTTGTGTAGCTTCAGTTATTCCATTTGGTACTTTTATCATGGAAAACAAGTTATTAAACTCTAAAGCATAA
- a CDS encoding DUF1456 family protein, whose protein sequence is MTNNDIFKKLRVALQLRDDQIVEILELVDFRMSKGEIGNFFRNEDHPKYVECGDQVLRNFLNALVIYLRGTKEEPKNPMEVLGTHKKDFKKESSDKVKTSAPKQKTENKTYSKKMNDSSKAKSFNKKKNDSPFAGIKFNNGKKNK, encoded by the coding sequence ATGACGAATAACGATATTTTTAAAAAATTACGTGTTGCATTGCAACTTAGAGATGATCAAATTGTTGAAATACTTGAATTAGTTGACTTTCGTATGTCAAAGGGTGAAATAGGTAATTTCTTTAGAAATGAGGATCATCCTAAATACGTTGAATGTGGAGATCAGGTTTTAAGAAATTTTTTAAATGCTTTAGTTATTTATTTACGAGGAACTAAAGAAGAACCAAAAAATCCTATGGAGGTTTTAGGAACACATAAAAAAGATTTTAAGAAAGAAAGTTCTGATAAAGTAAAAACTTCTGCTCCTAAACAAAAAACAGAAAATAAAACTTATTCTAAGAAAATGAATGATTCTTCAAAAGCCAAGAGCTTTAATAAAAAGAAGAATGACTCTCCTTTTGCAGGAATAAAGTTTAATAATGGTAAAAAGAACAAATAG
- the uvrB gene encoding excinuclease ABC subunit UvrB, whose protein sequence is MVFKINSEYSPTGDQPEAIKKLSQGVKANEQFQTLVGVTGSGKTFTVANVIQEVQRPTLVLAHNKTLAAQLYTEFKNFFPNNAVEYFVSYYDYYQPEAFIPVTGQYIEKDLSINEELEKMRLSTTSALLSGRRDILVVASVSCLYGIGNPIEFQKNVITIELDQEISRTQLLHKLVQSLYSRTEADFSPGNFRIKGDIIEVFPSYADNPFRIHFFGDEIEDIEVFNATDSQVIEKFTKLTIYPANMFVTSPDVLQNAIWEIQQDMVKQVEYFKEIGKHLEAKRLEERTNFDLEMIRELGYCSGIENYSRYLDGRDPGTRPFCLLDYFPDDYLMVVDESHVTISQVHAMYGGDRSRKENLVEYGFRLPAALDNRPLKFEEFESMQNQVIYVSATPADYELQKSEGVVVEQLIRPTGLLDPIIELRPSENQIDDLIEEIQQRVEVDERTLVTTLTKRMAEELAKYFTRVGIRCRYIHSDIDTLERVEIMQDLRKGLFDVLIGVNLLREGLDLPEVSLVAILDADKEGFLRSHRSLTQTVGRAARNVNGKAIMYADKITASMQKTIDETAYRREKQMIYNKNHNKVPTALNKKITSELVKNSYDEIQQESILKAAEESIKYKSKADIEKMIRDKRKAMEKAAKDLDFINAAKLRDEIKALKDKL, encoded by the coding sequence ATGGTATTCAAAATAAATTCAGAATATTCTCCTACTGGAGATCAACCTGAAGCAATTAAAAAATTAAGTCAAGGGGTTAAAGCTAATGAACAGTTTCAAACTCTTGTAGGTGTAACAGGTTCAGGTAAAACTTTTACTGTTGCTAATGTGATTCAAGAGGTGCAACGTCCTACTCTTGTCTTAGCACATAACAAAACTTTAGCTGCTCAGCTATATACAGAATTTAAAAACTTCTTCCCAAATAATGCTGTTGAGTATTTTGTGTCTTACTATGACTATTATCAACCAGAAGCATTTATTCCTGTAACCGGACAATATATTGAAAAAGATTTATCAATAAATGAAGAATTAGAAAAGATGCGTCTTAGTACCACTTCTGCCCTATTGTCTGGTAGAAGAGATATTCTTGTTGTTGCATCTGTATCTTGTCTTTATGGTATTGGTAATCCGATTGAATTTCAAAAAAATGTTATTACTATTGAATTAGATCAAGAGATTTCTCGTACTCAGTTACTTCATAAACTTGTACAAAGTTTATACTCACGTACAGAAGCAGACTTTAGCCCGGGGAATTTTAGAATCAAAGGAGATATTATTGAGGTATTTCCAAGCTATGCCGATAATCCATTCCGTATCCATTTCTTCGGAGATGAAATTGAAGACATTGAAGTTTTTAATGCAACTGACTCACAAGTCATAGAGAAGTTTACTAAACTTACAATCTACCCTGCTAATATGTTTGTTACATCTCCTGATGTTTTGCAAAATGCAATATGGGAAATACAACAAGACATGGTTAAACAAGTAGAATATTTCAAAGAAATAGGAAAACATTTAGAGGCTAAAAGATTAGAGGAAAGAACTAACTTTGATTTAGAAATGATTAGGGAACTTGGTTATTGTTCTGGAATTGAAAATTATTCTCGCTACTTAGATGGTAGAGATCCTGGAACAAGACCTTTCTGTTTGTTAGATTATTTCCCTGATGATTATTTAATGGTTGTTGATGAAAGTCACGTTACCATTTCACAAGTACATGCAATGTATGGTGGTGATAGATCAAGAAAAGAGAACCTTGTTGAGTATGGATTTAGATTACCTGCTGCTTTAGATAATAGACCTTTGAAATTTGAAGAGTTTGAGTCTATGCAAAATCAGGTTATTTATGTTTCTGCGACTCCAGCTGATTATGAATTACAAAAGTCCGAAGGTGTAGTAGTTGAACAATTAATTAGACCTACTGGTTTATTAGACCCTATAATAGAGTTAAGACCTTCTGAAAATCAAATAGATGATCTTATTGAAGAGATTCAGCAAAGAGTAGAAGTTGATGAGAGAACTTTGGTCACAACTCTAACTAAAAGAATGGCTGAAGAACTTGCTAAATATTTTACAAGAGTTGGTATTAGATGTAGGTATATACACTCTGATATTGATACACTTGAAAGAGTTGAAATCATGCAAGATTTAAGAAAGGGATTATTTGATGTATTAATTGGAGTCAATCTTTTGAGAGAGGGACTTGATTTACCTGAAGTATCTTTAGTTGCTATATTAGATGCTGATAAAGAAGGCTTCTTAAGAAGTCATAGGTCTTTGACTCAGACTGTTGGACGTGCTGCTCGTAATGTTAATGGTAAAGCTATTATGTATGCTGATAAAATAACGGCAAGTATGCAAAAGACTATTGATGAGACTGCTTATCGCAGGGAAAAGCAAATGATTTATAACAAAAATCATAACAAAGTACCTACTGCTCTTAATAAAAAAATAACAAGTGAATTGGTTAAAAACTCTTATGATGAGATTCAACAAGAATCTATTTTAAAAGCTGCTGAAGAATCTATAAAATATAAATCAAAAGCTGATATTGAAAAAATGATACGTGATAAGAGGAAAGCAATGGAAAAAGCCGCTAAAGATTTAGATTTTATTAATGCTGCTAAACTTAGAGATGAAATAAAAGCTTTAAAAGATAAACTTTAG
- a CDS encoding ATP-dependent helicase gives MQNYIDQLNEAQRAPVLQKDGPMIVIAGAGSGKTRVLTLRIAYLMHQGVDAFNILALTFTNKAAREMKHRIAQIVGNSEAKNLWMGTFHSVFAKILRAESDRLGYPGNFSIYDSQDSQRLIGQIIKEMQLDRDIYKPKEVLSRISSYKNSLITVKSYFENPELQEADAMSKRPRIGEIYNNYVERCFKSGAMDFDDLLLKTNELLTRFPDVLAKYQDRFRYILVDEYQDTNHSQYLIVRALSDRFQNICVVGDDAQSIYAFRGANINNILNFQKDYEGVQTYRLEQNYRSTRNIVEAANTVIDKNKVKLEKVVWTANDFGPKIKVHRSLTDGEEGRFVASTIFEEKMVNQKNNGDFAILYRTNAQSRAMEDALRKKDIPYRIYGGLSFYQRKEIKDVLSYLRLVINPKDEEALVRVINYPARGIGNTTMDKLTIAANHYKRSIYEIIEHIDKIDLKITAGTRNKLSDFGLMIKAFQALDETMDAYQLTEHIAKKTGLVQELRKDTTPEGITRMENIEELLNGIKDFIEGQKEVDGARGSLSEFLEDVALATDLDKDTGEDDRVALMTIHLAKGLEFPTVFCVGMEEDLFPSAMSMNTRSELEEERRLFYVALTRAEHQAYLTYAQSRYRWGKLVDCDPSRFIEEIDDQYLEYLTPVETNYRYKPTINADIFGDVDKSKLRLKKPENGTPPAYITNNEEPKQDRNIRKLKPVNSSSKSTGVSADNQGLIVGQTVMHERFGKGIILNLEGVGADKKAEIKFDVGGIKKLLLRFAKLQVLS, from the coding sequence ATGCAAAATTATATTGATCAATTAAATGAGGCTCAAAGAGCACCTGTCCTTCAGAAAGATGGACCAATGATAGTGATAGCGGGAGCAGGTTCGGGTAAGACAAGGGTTTTAACTTTACGTATTGCTTATTTGATGCACCAAGGTGTTGATGCGTTTAATATTTTAGCATTGACATTTACAAATAAAGCAGCTCGTGAAATGAAACACAGAATTGCTCAGATAGTGGGTAATTCAGAGGCTAAGAACTTATGGATGGGAACATTCCACTCTGTTTTTGCTAAGATTTTAAGAGCTGAATCTGATCGACTTGGGTATCCAGGGAACTTCTCTATTTATGATTCTCAGGATAGTCAGCGTTTAATCGGTCAGATTATTAAAGAGATGCAATTAGATAGAGATATCTATAAACCTAAAGAGGTGCTTAGCCGTATTTCATCTTACAAAAACAGTTTGATTACTGTTAAGTCCTATTTTGAGAACCCGGAGTTACAGGAAGCTGATGCTATGAGTAAACGTCCGCGTATTGGAGAGATTTACAATAATTATGTAGAAAGATGTTTCAAATCAGGAGCAATGGACTTTGATGATTTGTTGTTAAAGACAAATGAGTTATTGACACGTTTTCCTGATGTGTTGGCAAAGTATCAAGATCGCTTTAGATATATTTTAGTTGATGAGTACCAAGATACGAATCACTCACAGTATTTGATTGTACGTGCATTGTCTGATCGTTTTCAGAATATATGTGTGGTTGGTGATGATGCGCAAAGTATTTATGCTTTCCGTGGAGCAAACATCAACAACATTCTTAACTTCCAAAAAGATTATGAGGGAGTACAAACCTATCGTTTGGAGCAAAACTATCGTTCTACACGTAATATTGTTGAGGCAGCAAATACTGTTATCGACAAGAATAAAGTGAAGCTTGAAAAAGTAGTTTGGACTGCTAATGATTTTGGTCCTAAGATTAAAGTACACCGTTCATTAACAGATGGGGAAGAAGGTCGTTTTGTTGCTTCAACTATTTTTGAAGAGAAAATGGTTAATCAAAAAAACAACGGTGATTTTGCTATTCTATATAGAACGAATGCACAATCTCGTGCGATGGAGGATGCATTGCGTAAAAAAGATATACCCTATCGAATTTACGGAGGATTGTCGTTCTACCAAAGAAAGGAGATTAAAGATGTTTTAAGTTACCTGAGATTAGTTATTAATCCGAAGGATGAAGAAGCTTTGGTGCGTGTAATAAACTATCCAGCACGTGGTATTGGAAATACGACAATGGATAAATTAACTATTGCTGCTAATCATTACAAACGATCTATTTATGAGATTATTGAGCATATTGATAAAATAGACTTGAAGATTACTGCTGGTACTCGTAACAAGTTAAGCGACTTTGGTTTAATGATTAAGGCATTCCAAGCTTTGGATGAAACTATGGATGCGTATCAGTTAACAGAGCATATAGCTAAAAAAACAGGATTAGTACAAGAACTTAGAAAAGATACAACACCTGAAGGTATTACTCGCATGGAAAACATTGAGGAATTACTGAATGGTATTAAGGATTTTATTGAAGGGCAGAAAGAAGTAGACGGTGCCAGAGGATCATTAAGTGAATTTCTTGAAGATGTGGCTTTAGCTACTGATTTAGACAAGGATACGGGAGAAGATGACCGTGTGGCGTTGATGACTATTCACTTGGCAAAAGGACTTGAGTTTCCAACCGTATTTTGTGTTGGAATGGAAGAAGATTTGTTTCCAAGTGCTATGAGTATGAATACGCGTAGTGAGTTGGAAGAAGAAAGACGTTTGTTCTATGTAGCGTTGACACGTGCAGAACATCAGGCTTATTTGACTTATGCCCAATCGAGATATCGTTGGGGAAAATTAGTAGATTGTGACCCTTCAAGATTTATTGAAGAGATAGATGATCAATACTTAGAGTATTTGACTCCTGTTGAAACAAACTATCGCTATAAACCAACTATCAATGCTGATATATTTGGCGACGTAGATAAAAGTAAATTGAGGTTAAAGAAGCCAGAGAATGGAACTCCTCCAGCTTATATTACTAATAATGAAGAGCCTAAGCAAGATAGAAATATTCGCAAGCTAAAGCCAGTAAATTCAAGTTCAAAAAGTACTGGTGTTTCAGCAGATAATCAGGGATTAATTGTTGGTCAAACCGTAATGCATGAAAGATTTGGGAAAGGAATAATCTTGAATTTAGAAGGAGTAGGGGCTGATAAGAAAGCTGAAATAAAATTTGATGTAGGAGGTATTAAAAAATTGTTGCTAAGGTTTGCCAAACTACAGGTTTTGTCGTAA
- a CDS encoding NUDIX domain-containing protein, which translates to MKYTSKIFVTVDVILFKEKIKDLEILLIKRKNEPFRDYWALPGGFVDENEDLMIAASRELLEETSIPCQELTQTKAYGTPFRDPRSHTISVAYYGEVGEEVIGKAADDAKELKWFSIDNLPELAFDHAEIIADAIDIRKKNKPE; encoded by the coding sequence ATGAAATATACCTCTAAGATTTTTGTCACTGTAGATGTGATCTTATTTAAAGAAAAGATAAAGGATTTAGAAATACTTTTAATAAAACGCAAAAACGAGCCATTTCGTGATTATTGGGCTTTACCTGGTGGATTTGTTGATGAAAATGAGGATCTAATGATAGCTGCCAGTAGGGAATTACTTGAAGAAACATCAATACCTTGTCAAGAACTTACTCAAACAAAAGCTTATGGTACACCTTTTAGAGATCCAAGATCTCATACTATTAGTGTAGCTTATTATGGTGAAGTAGGGGAAGAGGTGATTGGAAAGGCAGCAGATGATGCTAAAGAGCTTAAATGGTTTAGTATAGATAACTTACCTGAATTAGCTTTTGATCATGCTGAAATCATTGCTGATGCAATAGATATAAGAAAAAAAAATAAGCCTGAATAG
- a CDS encoding L-threonylcarbamoyladenylate synthase yields the protein MSQLIKIYPENPNEKEIDRVVKILREGGLVIYPTDTVYGLGCDITNSKALEKIAKIKGIKLEKANFSFICYDLSNISDYVKQIDTATFKILKKALPGPYTFILPGNNDLPKDFKKKKTVGIRVPDNNIAREIVKKLGNPIVSTSIYDEDAILEYTTDPELIYEKWQNTVDLVIDGGYGNNEASTVIDLSGSEPEIIREGKGSIDIF from the coding sequence ATGTCACAGTTAATTAAAATATATCCAGAAAATCCCAATGAAAAAGAGATTGACAGAGTTGTCAAGATCTTGAGAGAAGGAGGTTTAGTTATTTACCCTACTGATACAGTTTATGGGTTAGGCTGTGATATTACAAATTCTAAAGCATTAGAGAAAATTGCTAAAATCAAGGGTATAAAACTTGAGAAAGCTAATTTCTCTTTTATATGTTATGATTTGAGTAATATATCTGATTATGTTAAACAAATTGATACAGCAACATTTAAGATTCTTAAAAAAGCTTTACCAGGTCCATATACCTTTATTTTACCTGGTAATAATGACTTGCCAAAAGATTTTAAAAAGAAAAAAACAGTTGGTATTCGTGTACCTGATAATAATATAGCACGTGAAATTGTAAAGAAATTGGGGAATCCTATCGTTTCAACATCTATTTATGATGAGGATGCGATATTAGAATACACAACAGATCCTGAACTTATCTATGAAAAATGGCAAAATACAGTTGATTTAGTTATTGATGGAGGTTATGGTAATAATGAAGCTTCAACAGTAATTGATTTATCTGGTTCTGAGCCAGAAATTATTAGAGAAGGAAAAGGATCAATAGATATATTTTAA
- a CDS encoding DUF4197 domain-containing protein, translating to MKNKFLVLALGITLTGGVALPMQAQKKQTTTTLLNSLSQDKAANGLKEALTKGITDQVSTLTQKDGFFKNELVKILLPEEIQKVDKTLRKIGMGGLADQGLLLLNRAAESAVKESTPIFLDAVQKISFNDAKNILIGGESAATNYLQEGTKAALYKKFSPVINESLATVGADKVWETIFSTYNNLPLVAPVNTDLTDYVTNETMSGVFKMIAVEENKIRANSGLARNTKLLQDVFSIQDNLKNGAQKNTSSNSKDKKSEKKQEKKSLFKGLNIF from the coding sequence ATGAAAAACAAATTTTTGGTTCTGGCATTAGGTATTACATTAACTGGTGGAGTAGCTTTACCAATGCAAGCTCAAAAGAAACAAACAACAACTACGTTACTTAACAGCTTGAGCCAAGACAAAGCAGCAAACGGACTTAAAGAAGCACTTACTAAAGGTATTACTGACCAAGTAAGTACATTAACTCAAAAAGATGGTTTCTTTAAAAATGAATTGGTTAAAATTTTATTACCTGAAGAGATTCAGAAAGTAGATAAAACGCTTAGAAAAATTGGAATGGGTGGTTTAGCTGACCAAGGTTTACTTTTATTAAACAGAGCTGCTGAATCTGCTGTGAAGGAATCTACACCTATCTTTTTAGATGCTGTTCAGAAGATCTCTTTTAACGATGCTAAAAATATTTTAATTGGAGGTGAATCAGCGGCAACTAATTATTTACAAGAAGGTACTAAAGCTGCTTTATATAAAAAGTTTTCCCCTGTTATTAATGAATCTTTAGCAACAGTTGGTGCAGATAAGGTATGGGAAACTATCTTTTCTACCTATAACAATTTACCATTAGTTGCTCCTGTAAATACTGATTTAACAGACTACGTGACTAATGAAACAATGAGTGGAGTTTTTAAAATGATTGCTGTTGAAGAGAATAAAATCCGTGCTAATTCTGGTCTTGCAAGAAATACTAAACTACTTCAAGATGTATTCTCAATTCAAGATAATTTAAAGAACGGTGCCCAAAAAAATACATCAAGCAATTCTAAAGACAAAAAATCAGAGAAAAAACAAGAAAAGAAGTCTTTGTTTAAAGGATTGAATATTTTTTAG